The following proteins come from a genomic window of Acetivibrio cellulolyticus CD2:
- a CDS encoding CoA-binding protein, with amino-acid sequence MMEEEMLEKKVWAVIGVNDNPEKYGNMIYKKLKSHGYTVYPVNPNYEEIEGDKCYKDLSSLPEVPEVIDMVVSPKRGIEVIEEAAKVGVSNIWFQPGTYNNSIMDLIDEKGLNAVQACVLVALR; translated from the coding sequence ATGATGGAAGAGGAAATGCTTGAAAAGAAAGTATGGGCTGTAATAGGAGTTAATGACAATCCGGAAAAGTATGGGAATATGATTTATAAAAAGCTTAAATCTCATGGATATACGGTGTATCCTGTTAATCCGAATTATGAGGAGATTGAAGGAGATAAGTGCTATAAGGATTTATCTTCATTACCGGAGGTTCCTGAAGTAATTGACATGGTTGTATCACCAAAAAGGGGAATTGAAGTAATTGAAGAAGCAGCAAAAGTTGGAGTAAGTAATATATGGTTTCAACCGGGAACTTATAATAATAGCATAATGGATTTAATTGATGAAAAGGGGCTAAACGCCGTACAGGCATGTGTACTTGTAGCCCTAAGGTAA
- a CDS encoding YigZ family protein: MDKEYKTVFNSAVCEIEEKKSRFIASVKPVSNEEEALSFINGLKSKYWDATHNVYAYSIGGNNIIQRFSDAGEPSGTAGLPMLEVIKRMEVQNLAVVVTRYFGGTLLGAAGLIRAYGKSAALGVEAAGVVVKKLCREMSVIVEYTLFGKIQSLLISEGYTIKDIVYEQDVELIVFVFVDEVDKFINIMIEATNARAIIEPGDDTYITLDLQGKLIL; encoded by the coding sequence TTGGATAAGGAATACAAAACAGTTTTTAATTCTGCAGTTTGTGAAATAGAAGAAAAGAAGTCCAGGTTTATAGCTTCTGTAAAGCCTGTATCAAATGAGGAAGAGGCGTTGTCGTTTATAAACGGTTTAAAGTCTAAATACTGGGATGCTACGCACAATGTTTACGCCTATTCAATTGGTGGTAACAATATTATACAGAGGTTTAGCGATGCTGGAGAACCTTCGGGTACAGCAGGTCTTCCAATGCTTGAAGTAATAAAGCGGATGGAGGTCCAGAACCTTGCAGTTGTAGTTACCAGATATTTTGGAGGGACTTTGCTCGGTGCTGCAGGACTTATTCGTGCATATGGAAAAAGTGCTGCTTTAGGTGTAGAAGCTGCAGGAGTTGTTGTTAAAAAACTTTGCAGGGAAATGAGCGTTATTGTTGAATATACTTTATTCGGAAAGATACAAAGTTTACTTATCTCTGAAGGCTATACAATAAAAGATATTGTATATGAACAGGATGTAGAATTAATCGTTTTTGTATTTGTGGATGAAGTCGACAAATTTATTAATATTATGATTGAAGCGACAAATGCCAGAGCAATTATTGAACCAGGCGACGATACATACATAACTTTGGATTTGCAAGGAAAGCTAATTCTATAG
- the lepB gene encoding signal peptidase I — translation MQRVVKELASWAAYIVSAVLIGLAINTFVFQPTQIIGCSMESTFYENDKIMVNKLIHTFGSVPEYGDVVIIDSRVNRSRTLTDDLTDSLKYNAITSMITKEKQDILWIKRVIGKAGDTLEYIDGKLYRNGKVIEEPYIKEPMNYFGDKKVVVPEGNVFVMGDNRNSSCDSRIIGCVPLDHIIGKYAFKF, via the coding sequence ATGCAGCGTGTTGTCAAAGAACTTGCAAGTTGGGCAGCGTATATTGTTTCAGCCGTCTTAATCGGTTTAGCTATAAATACATTTGTTTTTCAGCCCACTCAAATCATCGGATGTTCTATGGAGTCTACATTTTATGAGAATGATAAAATTATGGTGAACAAACTTATACACACTTTTGGTTCTGTTCCGGAATATGGGGATGTTGTCATTATTGACAGCCGTGTTAATAGATCAAGAACACTTACAGATGACTTAACAGACAGTCTTAAATACAATGCAATTACAAGTATGATTACAAAAGAAAAACAAGATATTTTGTGGATTAAAAGAGTTATCGGCAAAGCTGGTGACACATTGGAATATATTGATGGCAAATTATATAGAAATGGAAAAGTCATTGAAGAACCATATATAAAAGAGCCAATGAACTATTTCGGTGACAAAAAGGTTGTCGTTCCTGAAGGAAATGTATTTGTTATGGGGGACAACAGAAATTCCAGCTGCGATAGCAGAATTATAGGCTGTGTTCCTCTTGATCACATTATAGGAAAGTATGCTTTTAAATTCTAA
- a CDS encoding NUDIX domain-containing protein, with amino-acid sequence MKGVFAMLVKSFTGGVVFSGDKVLLLKNGDDWVLPREVLHNGELPNEVALEKITRESGVQAEIVSTVGQTSYECFSTSRQTPFLNKITWYIMKSQNDKVIEEKGNQDSVFVNIDEAMNMMKYSQDKSLVNLSFTKFREGTI; translated from the coding sequence ATGAAAGGGGTTTTTGCTATGTTGGTAAAGAGCTTTACAGGTGGCGTTGTGTTCTCTGGAGATAAGGTTCTCCTTCTCAAAAACGGGGATGACTGGGTGCTTCCACGAGAAGTATTGCATAATGGAGAATTGCCAAATGAAGTTGCCCTTGAAAAGATAACCCGAGAGTCCGGAGTCCAAGCTGAAATAGTTTCAACAGTAGGTCAAACAAGTTATGAATGCTTTTCTACTTCACGTCAAACACCATTCCTAAATAAAATTACCTGGTATATTATGAAATCCCAAAATGATAAAGTTATTGAAGAAAAGGGCAATCAAGATAGTGTATTTGTTAATATCGATGAAGCAATGAACATGATGAAGTACAGTCAGGATAAGTCATTGGTGAATTTGTCATTTACAAAGTTTAGAGAAGGAACAATATAG
- the hflX gene encoding GTPase HflX, with translation MFDNTYYVHTILGIQEVRIISVNGNLDSLKKSVIEELEAVCQMQIDKNDFVPPELTDAISDISGRINREISVFIDRKGNIVDLSVGDSSTVALPEVEGRRDKSRLSGVRCIHTHPNGAGMVSLVDINSMLKLRLDAMVAVGVMDGKITEIFVAIPQKSDGGEFNKSQVYGPFKAHDNRFVELWNLIEELDRTAGDTLYANKADAERAILVALETSTGNIVNGKSIGERSLDELEELVWTAGAKVVKKILQRRQGIDSAYYIGRGKLEELCLIRQALDIDLIVFDDELSGAQLRNIEELVGIKVIDRTTLILDIFAQRARSKEGKLQVELAQLKYRVSRLIGLGNQLSRLGGGIGTRGPGEKKLEVDRRHIRRRISYLESELSEVEKRRGFMRKSRDRDSLPVVALVGYTNAGKSTLMNTLCKSDVLAEDKLFATLDPTARNLKLPNGREALLIDTVGFIRKLPHELIESFKSTLEEAVYADVLIHVVDVTSYEAQEQIEVVDNILNALGASSKPIVMALNKVDMLEERKRAPILNPMGKVIEISAVTKEGFEDLLKAITDVLGQDEEELELLIPYHEGWAISYIYKNGKIISQSHEESGTFLKVSMLKSKVDSLKKFKV, from the coding sequence ATGTTTGATAATACTTATTATGTACATACAATACTTGGAATACAAGAGGTGAGAATAATTAGCGTAAATGGAAATCTTGATTCTCTAAAAAAGTCTGTAATTGAAGAATTGGAAGCAGTTTGCCAAATGCAGATAGACAAAAATGATTTTGTTCCCCCGGAATTGACAGATGCCATCTCCGACATTAGCGGCAGAATTAACCGTGAAATTTCTGTATTTATTGACAGGAAGGGCAATATAGTAGATTTAAGCGTTGGGGATAGTAGTACTGTAGCACTTCCTGAAGTAGAAGGCAGAAGGGATAAATCAAGGCTTTCGGGCGTCAGATGCATCCATACTCATCCAAACGGTGCCGGAATGGTTTCACTTGTTGATATAAATTCCATGCTCAAATTGAGGCTTGATGCTATGGTAGCAGTTGGGGTTATGGATGGAAAGATTACAGAGATTTTTGTCGCTATACCCCAAAAATCTGATGGAGGCGAATTTAACAAATCACAGGTCTATGGTCCTTTTAAAGCGCATGATAATCGTTTTGTAGAGCTTTGGAATCTTATAGAAGAGCTTGACAGAACGGCTGGTGATACATTATACGCTAATAAGGCAGATGCTGAAAGAGCTATTCTTGTTGCTTTGGAGACTTCAACCGGTAATATTGTAAATGGCAAAAGTATTGGCGAAAGATCCTTGGATGAACTGGAAGAGCTTGTTTGGACAGCTGGTGCAAAGGTAGTAAAGAAAATACTTCAAAGAAGGCAGGGAATAGATTCTGCTTATTATATAGGCAGGGGTAAATTGGAAGAGCTGTGTCTTATCAGGCAGGCTTTAGATATTGATCTGATTGTTTTTGATGATGAGCTTTCAGGAGCTCAATTGAGGAATATTGAAGAGCTCGTAGGAATAAAAGTTATTGATAGAACAACGCTGATTTTAGATATTTTTGCCCAGCGGGCGAGGTCAAAAGAGGGAAAGCTCCAGGTAGAGCTTGCGCAGTTAAAGTACAGGGTATCGAGGCTTATAGGTCTTGGAAATCAACTATCGAGATTGGGTGGAGGTATTGGGACAAGGGGACCGGGAGAGAAGAAGCTGGAGGTTGACAGGCGGCACATAAGGAGAAGGATAAGCTATCTTGAATCAGAACTCTCTGAAGTTGAAAAGCGTAGAGGGTTTATGCGTAAAAGCAGAGATAGGGATTCTTTGCCGGTTGTGGCTTTAGTTGGCTATACAAATGCGGGCAAGTCAACTCTAATGAATACTCTCTGCAAATCGGATGTGCTTGCAGAGGACAAGCTTTTTGCAACTTTGGACCCTACAGCTAGAAACCTTAAACTTCCAAACGGAAGAGAAGCCCTTCTTATTGATACCGTTGGATTTATAAGAAAACTGCCGCATGAACTGATAGAGTCCTTTAAATCCACATTGGAAGAGGCAGTATACGCAGACGTATTGATTCATGTTGTTGATGTTACGAGTTATGAGGCTCAGGAGCAGATTGAGGTGGTAGACAATATTTTGAACGCTTTGGGCGCTTCAAGCAAACCTATTGTAATGGCTCTAAACAAAGTCGACATGCTTGAGGAGAGAAAAAGAGCTCCGATACTTAATCCTATGGGTAAGGTTATAGAAATTTCGGCAGTTACAAAAGAAGGCTTTGAGGACTTGCTAAAGGCTATTACCGACGTACTTGGGCAGGATGAAGAGGAACTTGAATTGTTAATACCGTATCATGAAGGTTGGGCAATATCTTATATTTATAAAAATGGAAAAATAATCAGTCAGAGTCATGAGGAATCAGGCACCTTTTTAAAGGTTTCAATGTTGAAATCAAAGGTGGATTCTTTAAAGAAATTCAAGGTTTGA
- a CDS encoding mismatch-specific DNA-glycosylase has translation MINQNNEGFLPDIISDNLSILFVGYNPGTLSAATGHHYANKSNRFWKLLYESGLTPYKLDPDEDSRLLEFGYGSTNIVSRTTKSAKDITTTEFKEGSIILKELIYRIKPKIVCFVGIGVYKAFASYIMKIPESTLKVQSGIQEKSLIDGIIDFVCSNPSGLNTIPYSEQLECLKKLNQIKNDIINLT, from the coding sequence ATGATTAATCAGAATAATGAAGGCTTTCTACCGGACATAATTTCAGACAATCTAAGTATACTTTTTGTAGGCTACAATCCTGGTACACTGTCAGCAGCAACAGGACATCACTATGCAAATAAGAGCAACCGTTTCTGGAAACTCCTCTATGAATCCGGGTTGACTCCATATAAACTTGACCCGGATGAGGATAGCAGGCTTTTAGAATTTGGCTACGGTTCTACCAATATTGTATCTAGAACCACTAAATCTGCAAAAGACATTACAACTACTGAATTCAAAGAAGGCTCCATAATTTTAAAAGAATTAATATATCGAATAAAACCTAAAATAGTATGTTTTGTTGGAATAGGCGTTTACAAGGCTTTTGCCTCATATATTATGAAAATTCCTGAAAGCACGCTCAAAGTGCAATCAGGAATTCAAGAAAAAAGTCTTATCGATGGAATTATAGATTTCGTATGTTCAAATCCCAGCGGGTTAAACACCATACCCTACAGTGAACAGCTGGAGTGTTTAAAAAAACTAAATCAGATCAAAAACGATATTATTAACCTTACTTAA
- a CDS encoding stalk domain-containing protein, whose product MKRLLSLSLAIIFALVFLNVPVFAKDTQKEICVFIDGVAVEFDVLPVNLNGRVLIPFRAIAEALNVEVGWDGLTKTVKASDADTSISLQIGNKTAYKNKEAISLDVPPTIINGRTLIPIRFFSEAFGCEVLWDAKTSSVLITSPKKAMEVIGFYALSNNWANLFGKSYPQTGIGNTDLVSELAVGWYGMDEKGNLIQDNKMGWKKPDGWEKALEAAKAYNLKTEMCIYMGDGDNSLTKLIENTESVSNAVYNIAAEASSYNGVNLDFEGLGLSQTGQDLERVKSNFNYLVKLLSERLKKEGLSLTLTLHAPNSSYKGYDYKTLGQLADKIIIMAHDYGVKPEPINLVIEAVEEAKKEVPAEKLYLAISAASENEESIKSKVGIAKRYGLKGISLWTIGLASDEMWNSLKQVIELRQVK is encoded by the coding sequence ATGAAGAGATTATTAAGTTTAAGTCTGGCAATAATTTTTGCACTAGTATTTTTAAATGTTCCTGTATTTGCAAAGGATACGCAAAAGGAAATTTGTGTCTTTATAGATGGGGTGGCTGTCGAATTTGACGTGTTACCTGTAAATCTTAACGGACGTGTTTTGATTCCCTTTCGTGCTATTGCAGAGGCCTTAAATGTAGAAGTAGGCTGGGATGGTTTAACTAAAACGGTAAAGGCTTCGGATGCCGATACATCAATAAGCCTTCAAATTGGAAACAAAACAGCTTATAAAAATAAAGAAGCAATTAGCCTTGATGTTCCACCTACGATAATAAACGGAAGGACGCTTATTCCTATAAGATTTTTTAGTGAAGCTTTTGGATGTGAAGTTCTATGGGATGCAAAAACAAGTAGTGTGCTTATAACTTCACCGAAAAAAGCTATGGAGGTCATTGGTTTTTATGCTTTAAGTAATAATTGGGCGAATCTTTTTGGAAAGTCTTATCCTCAAACAGGTATTGGAAATACGGACCTTGTAAGTGAACTGGCTGTTGGCTGGTATGGAATGGACGAGAAAGGAAATCTTATTCAAGACAATAAAATGGGATGGAAGAAGCCGGATGGATGGGAAAAGGCGCTGGAGGCTGCAAAAGCATATAATCTTAAGACAGAAATGTGTATTTATATGGGGGATGGTGATAATTCCCTTACAAAGTTGATAGAGAATACCGAATCGGTTTCAAATGCTGTGTATAATATTGCTGCTGAGGCATCCAGTTATAACGGAGTAAACCTTGATTTCGAAGGCCTGGGGCTAAGCCAGACGGGGCAGGATCTGGAAAGGGTAAAGAGTAATTTCAATTACCTTGTAAAGCTCCTATCGGAGAGGCTTAAAAAAGAAGGTTTGAGTCTTACCCTGACATTGCATGCGCCAAACAGTTCTTATAAGGGTTATGACTATAAAACATTGGGTCAGCTGGCTGACAAGATAATAATTATGGCACATGATTACGGTGTGAAGCCGGAGCCTATAAATCTTGTAATAGAAGCGGTAGAGGAAGCTAAAAAAGAAGTCCCCGCAGAAAAGCTCTATCTTGCCATTTCAGCTGCAAGCGAAAATGAAGAGAGCATAAAATCCAAGGTGGGAATAGCAAAAAGATACGGACTAAAAGGAATATCCCTGTGGACAATAGGGCTGGCATCCGATGAAATGTGGAATTCCTTAAAGCAGGTTATTGAGTTAAGACAGGTTAAGTAA
- the bglS gene encoding beta-glucanase produces the protein MLKKCLTKMCSAFLVSTLLVVLAFFQASAANLVTPDFEANFSNYDSSLWESPSWSNGSPFNCVWNPTQVTFSNGKVVLNLDKDNGSSYTYKSGEYRTTSFFGFGYYEVKMKATKNIGVVSSFFTYTGPSDGNPWDEIDIEFLGKDTTKVQFNWFKNGTGNNEYFYDLGFDASQAFHTYGFEWRQTYISYYVDGVKVYTGTRNIPQSASKIMMNLWPGIGVDGWLGAFDGKTPLTAEYEYVKYYFDGAPYTTNPTPTSTFINTPTSTQTFLLVGDLNGDGSFNSIDFGYLRLYLLGYIREFPVENGLKAADLNGDGSVNSIDFGYMGKYLLGSINKFPVG, from the coding sequence ATGTTAAAAAAATGTTTGACCAAAATGTGTTCAGCATTTCTTGTTTCAACACTTTTGGTTGTGCTAGCTTTTTTTCAAGCATCGGCTGCTAATTTAGTAACTCCAGACTTTGAAGCGAACTTTTCAAATTATGACTCTAGTTTATGGGAATCACCAAGTTGGTCAAATGGTTCTCCATTCAATTGTGTATGGAATCCAACCCAGGTAACATTCTCCAATGGCAAAGTGGTTCTTAACCTTGACAAGGACAATGGCTCTTCATATACTTACAAAAGTGGTGAATATCGTACAACCTCATTTTTCGGCTTTGGTTACTATGAAGTAAAAATGAAAGCAACAAAAAATATAGGTGTTGTCTCTTCGTTTTTTACTTATACCGGACCATCAGATGGCAATCCCTGGGATGAAATTGATATAGAATTTCTTGGAAAAGATACAACAAAGGTACAGTTCAACTGGTTTAAGAATGGTACAGGTAACAATGAGTACTTTTACGACCTTGGATTTGATGCTTCCCAAGCCTTTCATACATATGGATTTGAGTGGAGACAAACCTATATAAGCTACTATGTAGACGGTGTAAAAGTATATACAGGTACAAGAAATATACCTCAATCTGCAAGCAAAATTATGATGAATTTATGGCCGGGAATAGGAGTAGATGGATGGTTAGGAGCTTTTGATGGCAAAACACCGTTGACAGCTGAGTATGAGTATGTTAAATATTATTTTGACGGTGCTCCTTACACTACTAATCCAACCCCAACTTCCACATTTATAAATACACCTACGTCTACCCAAACGTTTCTACTTGTTGGTGACTTGAACGGAGATGGAAGTTTTAACTCAATTGACTTTGGTTACTTAAGATTGTATCTGTTGGGCTATATAAGGGAATTTCCTGTTGAAAACGGCTTAAAAGCTGCTGATTTAAATGGAGACGGAAGCGTAAATTCTATAGATTTTGGATATATGGGCAAGTATTTGCTTGGCTCTATAAACAAATTCCCCGTAGGGTAA
- a CDS encoding aminotransferase class I/II-fold pyridoxal phosphate-dependent enzyme, with protein sequence MDSSNVSLADFLNIPSVDIMGRAQKFYQFATDLKSVGPKQFKRVALEGSGPVRKVVDSYTGEIREMIYLSSNDYLNLTRHPKVVKAGMEALQKYGTGAGSVPLLGGTLDIHVELEKRVARFLRCEDAIIFPSGFASNVGALMALMQEEDVVITDMLVHASVIDGCKNTNIKYFKHNDVKYLENVLKRVKGRYRTKLIVVDGVYSMDGDIAPLNKIIEIAKYYGAYVMLDEAHATGVIGKNGRGTPEHFNMEGKVDIISGTFSKSLGGEGGFIASNKELVELLNFYSRTYMFSAAITPQAAASTIAAIDVVENEPEHRKKLWENIRYFRKGLQSLKFYLGHSEAAIFPIIIGDELRVGEMCRKLHERNIYVNPVLYPAVPKKLSRIRISMMSSLSKEHLDCTLNSLEDVGRDLGIIGHRRKFIKIS encoded by the coding sequence ATGGATTCTTCAAACGTAAGTCTGGCTGATTTTTTGAATATACCAAGTGTTGATATTATGGGAAGAGCTCAAAAATTTTATCAATTTGCAACAGACTTAAAAAGTGTGGGACCCAAGCAATTTAAACGGGTTGCCCTTGAGGGGTCAGGACCTGTAAGAAAGGTTGTTGACAGCTATACAGGGGAAATCAGGGAAATGATTTATCTATCATCGAATGATTATCTGAATCTTACAAGACATCCGAAAGTAGTTAAGGCAGGAATGGAAGCCCTCCAGAAGTATGGAACCGGTGCAGGGAGTGTTCCGCTTCTTGGTGGAACTTTGGATATTCATGTTGAGCTTGAAAAAAGGGTTGCGAGATTTTTACGCTGTGAGGATGCCATTATTTTCCCATCAGGGTTTGCCTCAAATGTAGGGGCGTTGATGGCTCTGATGCAAGAAGAAGATGTGGTAATAACTGATATGTTGGTTCATGCGAGTGTTATTGATGGGTGTAAAAATACAAATATAAAGTACTTCAAGCATAATGACGTAAAATACCTTGAAAATGTCTTAAAAAGAGTAAAAGGCAGATATAGGACCAAACTTATTGTAGTAGATGGAGTTTATTCAATGGATGGTGATATAGCTCCTTTGAATAAAATAATTGAAATTGCAAAGTACTATGGTGCATATGTTATGCTGGATGAGGCACATGCAACAGGTGTGATTGGAAAGAATGGCAGAGGCACACCGGAACACTTTAATATGGAAGGAAAAGTAGATATAATTTCAGGAACATTTTCAAAATCTTTAGGCGGAGAGGGCGGATTTATTGCTTCGAATAAAGAGCTAGTTGAATTATTGAATTTCTATTCGAGGACTTATATGTTTTCGGCAGCTATTACTCCACAGGCTGCTGCATCTACTATAGCAGCAATTGATGTTGTTGAAAATGAGCCTGAGCATAGGAAAAAACTCTGGGAGAATATAAGATATTTCAGAAAAGGCCTTCAAAGTCTGAAATTCTATCTTGGTCATTCAGAAGCTGCAATTTTCCCGATAATAATCGGAGATGAGCTAAGGGTGGGGGAAATGTGCAGAAAGCTTCACGAAAGGAACATTTATGTTAATCCTGTCTTGTATCCGGCGGTTCCTAAAAAACTTTCCAGGATTAGGATCAGCATGATGTCTTCTCTTTCAAAAGAACATCTCGATTGCACTTTGAATTCTTTAGAGGACGTAGGAAGAGACCTTGGAATTATAGGGCATAGGAGAAAATTTATAAAAATATCGTAA
- a CDS encoding copper amine oxidase N-terminal domain-containing protein — protein sequence MKRFLCCCISVLLVVVSSSFAVFAKGNEIGKGRPEGRPDVNVEQEADESADTNDVVQTTDVQDEDKQVKDHKKLHKKGPVVNDEMKKIIAEKRKNNDHSVPVFVKNKEVKFDVPPVIKGGRTLIPVRAITNALGADVAWYAETKTVTVTKAVYDSVYGEITTVITINLDCDIVLVNGKEVKIDVPAQMVSNRTMVPLRFIAETFDQNIGYDSETGAVVIDEESDNDEDADAENADESDTEDAKTADTGDKVVVGENNE from the coding sequence ATGAAAAGGTTTTTGTGTTGTTGCATTTCAGTACTTTTGGTTGTTGTATCCAGTTCCTTTGCAGTTTTTGCTAAAGGTAATGAAATCGGCAAGGGTAGACCCGAGGGAAGACCTGACGTAAATGTTGAACAAGAAGCCGACGAATCAGCCGACACTAATGATGTTGTACAAACTACAGATGTCCAGGACGAAGATAAACAGGTTAAAGATCATAAAAAATTACATAAAAAAGGACCCGTTGTAAATGATGAAATGAAAAAGATTATAGCAGAAAAAAGGAAAAATAACGATCATTCAGTTCCAGTGTTTGTTAAAAACAAAGAAGTAAAATTTGATGTTCCTCCTGTAATCAAAGGCGGCAGAACACTTATCCCTGTCAGAGCTATTACCAATGCTCTTGGAGCAGATGTTGCATGGTATGCCGAAACTAAAACCGTTACAGTAACTAAAGCTGTTTATGATTCTGTTTACGGAGAGATTACTACTGTTATTACTATTAATCTGGATTGTGACATTGTATTGGTAAACGGTAAAGAAGTTAAAATTGATGTACCTGCTCAAATGGTAAGCAATAGGACTATGGTACCTTTAAGATTTATAGCAGAAACCTTTGACCAGAACATTGGATACGATTCTGAAACAGGTGCAGTAGTAATAGATGAAGAAAGTGACAATGATGAAGACGCTGATGCTGAAAATGCTGATGAGTCTGATACTGAAGATGCGAAAACTGCCGATACGGGTGATAAGGTCGTCGTAGGCGAAAATAACGAGTAG
- the dut gene encoding dUTP diphosphatase, with protein MAENVEVFLEVCREGAVIPAYAREGDAGMDVCAAEEVSIAPGETVIIPTGLKLAIPDGYEVQVRPRSGISYKTPLRLSNSPGTIDSGYRDELGIIMTNTSESAFNDNIYGIDSKGNSKGTYRIRKGDRIAQIVLQVVPKMRFTVVDSVKSIGTNRGGGFGSTGVR; from the coding sequence ATGGCAGAAAATGTTGAGGTTTTTTTGGAAGTGTGCAGAGAAGGTGCTGTTATACCGGCATATGCTAGAGAAGGTGATGCAGGTATGGATGTGTGTGCAGCAGAAGAGGTTTCTATAGCGCCAGGGGAAACAGTAATTATACCAACCGGGCTCAAATTGGCAATTCCTGATGGTTATGAAGTACAGGTTAGACCAAGGAGTGGGATTTCATATAAGACTCCGCTGAGGCTTTCAAATTCTCCGGGTACCATTGACAGCGGATACAGGGATGAACTTGGGATAATAATGACAAATACTTCAGAGAGTGCTTTTAATGACAATATATATGGTATTGATTCGAAGGGGAACAGCAAAGGTACATACAGGATAAGAAAAGGTGACAGAATAGCTCAGATAGTATTGCAGGTTGTACCCAAAATGAGGTTTACAGTGGTAGATTCGGTTAAAAGTATCGGTACCAACCGTGGAGGTGGTTTTGGCTCCACTGGAGTAAGATAA